The Triticum aestivum cultivar Chinese Spring chromosome 3A, IWGSC CS RefSeq v2.1, whole genome shotgun sequence genome includes a region encoding these proteins:
- the LOC123060458 gene encoding uncharacterized protein isoform X2, whose translation MPQVKPAPAPEPLLGLDGDDETLSERGSVGSGSGPSTPDARGGKEASSSTPSATGSKRKRESLSCDRVEADGPEPTRSGSSDTTWSMDSLHDGCPRSLSRKKNGRSEHSVTSAALISRPRGVLKLRKLPQNVSAETGAGGCNVLQPNGISKPSHFMRRKRIRKPRALKENRVGGGDPVICLKTENGTHDQDITTKSCSENDLSVPKLPGEPSKPVHVDKDSAGHALGHIDVSLEENAAMMLCSLSDNRHDDPLRNRMSSPDRSSKESNLHRSNCLNNPYKNEDDVAGPSRLLRKRDGKGPFRKRRPRRHFYEVSPHDLDPFSIVKERIRVFWPLDETWYFGLVKKYDPVTKRHHVKYDDKDEEWINLQNERIKLLLLPGEGRRRCINNTSRKARKVNYEGEKRVHMDQNGSGSESEPIISWLAQSNQARSGTSSSISKTVLGHPNFPVLSNSFDANPGFFGSDGAIPGGLHANGGPEVHNDGTVPRERRFRFVYYRRRFRRRRNGFVNISEHDSHLKSRSSSAVVLASANGREADTETGAPVKYVILVLSCPLKSVYKLISEACSAWLPSTFFHPQHGSLITLWPTVCLDILLVNGTLGLKHLLLETCLRSAVFLFCSLVGSFNQDSGLNAFNESEVPCTSVRFQISGLHGRSQAVFVLFSLIGIGKTQWKNLQAKFRYHSLKRELSKVDCTYTDIKQLISGNDQNVRTSMNLFSKSLSSDAQEPQFCSESNYPDADPVIFCLDNQSECTRNHVDVAAARHHLKLLTETNLTSNAVVHQAAHSEISVEDNQQSISQHRSALVKQVCSLETGTVSLDCDNSDGDINVISRRLPDQNGTCIAGDKLCSSNHNATNSPEKSKQSYPSMDIPQDKISDALDDELLSKDGKATEPVSNLVQELNEHPIGRVTPTAPRTSYHRNRFTSISRTFGDGSKLWPEDNMSTGSASGSKKTRTHVSYSVSPRSDELGSKHKGHFRKIQPHNIAKTNGSKRLPDNTRSGESSPESLACVANVLVTVGDRGWREYDTQITIHTDGQSDRSICVRLAEGKKYVHKVSQVLQPGATNRYTHAILWKGGPEWYLEFPDRSQWSIFKQMHDECYSHNIRAASVKNIPIPGVRLVEGHDNNDVVSFVRPQDYLCHIGPDVEMALDESRVIYDMDSDDEEWISGWRKSQRDKNNTISELTEDLFEKIMDKFEKFAHTHNCSALTIDQIKELDVDNAPLDITEVIHDHWHDKRQKKGMPLVRHFQPVMWKIYAQQLQEWESAVNRMQGSSNGYQGKRPPSKPALFAFCLKPRGLRLQVSKGPKQRSHKKLMYSGCHSFSREQDGFYRQGRRNGEYVGDGRTYESYDGGSLNSPTGYSPRFSMRTDSPRTSDASDRGSTPRFRTNSMKRNASFAFSEDHQPSPSFRSQKIRRGGVPDHWNTAIHEYQNSKQAPQSHRVDVEELKLRDATSAAQHAATMARLKREKAHCLMHKADLALHKASVAVMIADAIKASSRDSSRAADSRRDDGR comes from the exons ATGCCCCAGGTTAAGCCCGCCCCTGCACCCGAGCCACTCCTGGGTTTAGATGGAGATGACGAGACCTTGTCTGAGAGGGGCTCGGTTGGATCTGGGTCGGGCCCAAGCACGCCGGATGCTCGTGGTGGCAAGGAGGCCTCTTCAAGCACTCCCTCTGCTACAGGGAGTAAGAGGAAGCGTGAGAGCTTGAGTTGTGACAGAGTGGAAGCTGATGGTCCAGAGCCAACAAGATCCGGTTCGAGTGACACCACATGGAGCATGGACAGTTTGCACGACGGCTGCCCACGCTCCTTGTCGAGGAAAAAGAATGGCCGCTCCGAGCATTCGGTTACTTCCGCCGCATTGATCAGCCGGCCTCGCGGCGTCCTGAAGCTAAGGAAGCTTCCCCAGAATGTCAGTGCCGAGACTGGGGCTGGTGGTTGTAATGTGCTTCAACCCAATGGTATTTCTAAGCCTTCCCATTTCATGAGGAGGAAAAGGATAAGGAAACCAAGGGCGCTCAAGGAGAACAGAGTTGGTGGCGGTGATCCTGTCATTTGCTTAAAAACTGAGAATGGCACTCATGATCAGGACATCACAACAAAGTCTTGTTCGGAAAATGATCTCTCAGTTCCAAAGCTACCAGGTGAACCATCTAAACCTGTTCATGTTGATAAGGATAGTGCTGGGCATGCGCTAGGGCACATTGATGTTAGCTTGGAAGAAAATGCTGCTATGATGCTCTGTTCTCTGTCAGATAATAGACATGATGACCCATTGAGGAACAGAATGTCATCACCAGATAGATCATCAAAGGAATCTAATCTTCACCGCTCTAATTGCTTGAACAATCCATACAAGAATGAAGATGATGTAGCAGGTCCTTCTAGGTTGCTACGGAAGCGTGACGGTAAAGGTCCATTCAGGAAGCGTCGCCCACGTCGTCATTTTTATGAAGTCAGCCCTCATGATCTGGATCCATTTTCCATTGTAAAAGAGAGGATCAGGGTGTTTTGGCCTCTTGATGAGACTTGGTACTTTGGCCTGGTCAAGAAATATGACCCTGTGACAAAGAGGCATCATGTCAAATATGATGATAAGGATGAAGAATGGATCAATCTTCAAAATGAGAGAATCAAGCTCCTCCTTTTGCCAGGTGAAGGTCGCAGGAGATGTATTAATAATACTTCAAGGAAAGCACGTAAGGTGAACTATGAGGGGGAGAAGAGAGTACACATGGATCAAAACGGTTCAGGAAGCGAGTCAGAGCCCATCATCTCATGGTTGGCTCAATCAAACCAAGCAAGATCTGGTACCTCCAGTAGCATCAGCAAAACAGTTCTTGGTCACCCAAATTTTCCTGTGTTATCAAACTCATTCGATGCCAACCCGGGATTCTTTGGCTCTGATGGTGCTATACCAGGAGGTTTACATGCAAATGGTGGCCCGGAAGTTCATAACGATGGGACTGTACCTCGGGAAAGGAGATTCCGCTTTGTTTATTATAGGAGGCGATTTCGCAGGAGAAGGAATGGTTTTGTCAACATTTCAGAACATGATTCACATTTGAAAAGCAGATCAAGTTCTGCGGTGGTTCTTGCTTCAGCCAATGGCAGGGAGGCTGATACTGAAACTGGTGCTCCAGTGAAATATGTCATATTGGTGTTAAGCTGTCCACTTAAATCTGTTTACAAGTTAATTTCTGAAGCCTGCAGTGCTTGGCTTCCCAGTACTTTCTTTCACCCTCAGCATGGTTCATTGATTACCTTATGGCCTACAGTATGTCTGGACATACTTCTTGTTAATGGTACTTTAGGTTTGAAACACTTGCTTCTTGAGACTTGCTTACGATCAGCAGTATTTCTTTTCTGTTCACTCGTCGGAAGCTTCAATCAGGATTCTGGGCTGAATGCTTTTAATGAATCAGAAGTGCCATGCACCTCGGTCAGATTCCAGATATCTGGTTTGCATGGTAGGAGCCAAGCAGTGTTTGTGCTGTTCAGCCTCATTGGAATTGGCAAGACACAATGGAAGAACCTGCAAGCAAAGTTCAGATATCACTCTTTGAAAAGGGAGCTGTCTAAAGTTGACTGCACATACACCGATATCAAACAACTCATCAGTGGAAATGACCAGAATGTCCGGACTTCAATGAATCTCTTTTCGAAG AGTTTATCTTCCGATGCTCAGGAACCTCAGTTCTGCTCAGAATCTAATTATCCTGATGCTGATCCTGTCATATTTTGTCTTGATAATCAAAGTGAATGCACTCGAAATCATGTGGACGTGGCAGCTGCACGTCATCACCTAAAGCTGCTCACTGAAACCAACTTGACTTCCAATGCTGTAGTTCACCAGGCTGCTCATTCTGAAATTTCTGTAGAAGATAATCAGCAGTCTATTTCACAACATAGATCTGCTTTGGTTAAGCAGGTTTGTTCCTTGGAGACGGGTACCGTAAGTCTGGATTGTGACAACAGTGATGGTGATATCAATGTGATAAGCAGAAGGTTGCCAGATCAAAATGGGACTTGCATAGCTGGTGACAAACTTTGTTCTTCCAATCATAATGCTACAAACTCTCCAGAGAAATCTAAACAAAGTTACCCTTCCATGGATATTCCTCAAGATAAGATATCTGATGCTCTGGATGATGAGTTACTTAGCAAAGATGGCAAAGCCACAGAGCCTGTATCTAACTTGGTTCAGGAATTGAATGAACATCCAATTGGTCGTGTCACACCAACTGCCCCAAGGACGTCCTACCATCGGAACAGGTTTACATCCATATCACGCACATTTGGAGATGGTTCAAAATTATGGCCAGAAGATAACATGTCAACTGGCAGTGCTAGTGGTTCTAAGAAAACACGAACCCATGTTTCATACTCAGTTTCTCCTAGAAGTGATGAACTAGGATCAAAACACAAAGGACATTTCCGCAAGATACAACCTCACAACATCGCCAAGACTAATGGTTCAAAGAGGCTTCCTGATAATACTAGAAGTGGGGAGAGCAGCCCGGAGTCATTGGCTTGTGTTGCAAATGTCCTGGTAACAGTTGGTGATAGAGGATGGAGGGAATATGATACTCAGATCACAATTCACACCGATGGGCAGAGTGATCGAAGTATCTGTGTGAGGCTTGCTGAAGGAAAGAAGTATGTTCACAAAGTTTCTCAAGTTTTGCAGCCTGGTGCTACTAACCGCTATACGCATGCTATTTTGTGGAAAGGGGGCCCTGAATGGTACCTAGAATTTCCTGACAGAAGCCAGTGGTCGATTTTCAAACAAATGCATGATGAATGCTATAGTCATAACATCAGAGCTGCATCTGTTAAAAACATTCCAATCCCTGGTGTCCGCTTGGTTGAAGGTCATGACAATAATGATGTTGTATCGTTTGTGCGCCCCCAAGATTATCTTTGCCATATCGGGCCAGATGTTGAAATGGCTCTTGACGAATCCCGTGTGATATATGACATGGATAGTGATGATGAAGAGTGGATTTCAGGATGGAGGAAGTCTCAGCGAGATAAGAACAACACTATATCTGAGTTAACAGAGGATTTGTTTGAGAAGATCATGGACAAATTTGAGAAATTTGCACATACCCATAACTGCAGTGCGCTCACCATTGATCAGATTAAGGAACTAGATGTTGATAATGCACCGCTGGACATCACTGAAGTGATACATGATCATTGGCATGACAAGAGGCAGAAGAAGGGAATGCCGCTTGTTCGACATTTTCAG CCTGTTATGTGGAAGATTTATGCTCAGCAGCTACAGGAATGGGAATCGGCAGTAAACAGAATGCAGGGTTCATCAAATGGGTACCAAGGAAAGAGGCCGCCCTCCAAACCTGCACTCTTTGCCTTCTGTTTGAAACCTCGTGGACTCCGGCTTCAGGTATCCAAGGGGCCGAAGCAGAGATCACATAAGAAGCTTATGTACTCTGGATGCCACAGCTTTTCGAGAGAGCAGGATGGCTTTTACCGACAAG GCCGGAGAAACGGCGAATATGTTGGGGATGGGAGGACATATGAATCCTATGACGGTGGTTCTCTTAATTCACCAACAGGGTACTCCCCCAGGTTCTCTATGAGAACAGATTCCCCTCGCACGTCTGATGCTTCGGACAGAGGTTCTACTCCAAGATTCAGGACTAACAGTATGAAAAGGAATGCAAGCTTTGCATTCTCTGAGGATCACCAACCGTCCCCGTCCTTCCGCAGCCAGAAAATAAGGCGAGGAGGCGTGCCTGATCACTGGAACACTGCAATCCATGAGTACCAGAACTCGAAGCAGGCGCCCCAGAGCCACCGTGTGGACGTCGAGGAGCTCAAGCTGCGTGACGCCACGAGCGCCGCGCAGCACGCCGCGACGAtggccaggctcaagagggagAAGGCCCATTGCCTGATGCACAAGGCGGACCTCGCCCTCCACAAGGCCTCGGTGGCCGTCATGATCGCGGACGCGATCAAGGCGTCCAGCAGGGACTCGTCGCGGGCGGCTGACAGCAGGAGGGACGACGGGCGGTGA
- the LOC123060458 gene encoding uncharacterized protein isoform X1: MPQVKPAPAPEPLLGLDGDDETLSERGSVGSGSGPSTPDARGGKEASSSTPSATGSKRKRESLSCDRVEADGPEPTRSGSSDTTWSMDSLHDGCPRSLSRKKNGRSEHSVTSAALISRPRGVLKLRKLPQNVSAETGAGGCNVLQPNGISKPSHFMRRKRIRKPRALKENRVGGGDPVICLKTENGTHDQDITTKSCSENDLSVPKLPGEPSKPVHVDKDSAGHALGHIDVSLEENAAMMLCSLSDNRHDDPLRNRMSSPDRSSKESNLHRSNCLNNPYKNEDDVAGPSRLLRKRDGKGPFRKRRPRRHFYEVSPHDLDPFSIVKERIRVFWPLDETWYFGLVKKYDPVTKRHHVKYDDKDEEWINLQNERIKLLLLPGEGRRRCINNTSRKARKVNYEGEKRVHMDQNGSGSESEPIISWLAQSNQARSGTSSSISKTVLGHPNFPVLSNSFDANPGFFGSDGAIPGGLHANGGPEVHNDGTVPRERRFRFVYYRRRFRRRRNGFVNISEHDSHLKSRSSSAVVLASANGREADTETGAPVKYVILVLSCPLKSVYKLISEACSAWLPSTFFHPQHGSLITLWPTVCLDILLVNGTLGLKHLLLETCLRSAVFLFCSLVGSFNQDSGLNAFNESEVPCTSVRFQISGLHGRSQAVFVLFSLIGIGKTQWKNLQAKFRYHSLKRELSKVDCTYTDIKQLISGNDQNVRTSMNLFSKSLSSDAQEPQFCSESNYPDADPVIFCLDNQSECTRNHVDVAAARHHLKLLTETNLTSNAVVHQAAHSEISVEDNQQSISQHRSALVKQVCSLETGTVSLDCDNSDGDINVISRRLPDQNGTCIAGDKLCSSNHNATNSPEKSKQSYPSMDIPQDKISDALDDELLSKDGKATEPVSNLVQELNEHPIGRVTPTAPRTSYHRNRFTSISRTFGDGSKLWPEDNMSTGSASGSKKTRTHVSYSVSPRSDELGSKHKGHFRKIQPHNIAKTNGSKRLPDNTRSGESSPESLACVANVLVTVGDRGWREYDTQITIHTDGQSDRSICVRLAEGKKYVHKVSQVLQPGATNRYTHAILWKGGPEWYLEFPDRSQWSIFKQMHDECYSHNIRAASVKNIPIPGVRLVEGHDNNDVVSFVRPQDYLCHIGPDVEMALDESRVIYDMDSDDEEWISGWRKSQRDKNNTISELTEDLFEKIMDKFEKFAHTHNCSALTIDQIKELDVDNAPLDITEVIHDHWHDKRQKKGMPLVRHFQPVMWKIYAQQLQEWESAVNRMQGSSNGYQGKRPPSKPALFAFCLKPRGLRLQVSKGPKQRSHKKLMYSGCHSFSREQDGFYRQASGRRNGEYVGDGRTYESYDGGSLNSPTGYSPRFSMRTDSPRTSDASDRGSTPRFRTNSMKRNASFAFSEDHQPSPSFRSQKIRRGGVPDHWNTAIHEYQNSKQAPQSHRVDVEELKLRDATSAAQHAATMARLKREKAHCLMHKADLALHKASVAVMIADAIKASSRDSSRAADSRRDDGR; this comes from the exons ATGCCCCAGGTTAAGCCCGCCCCTGCACCCGAGCCACTCCTGGGTTTAGATGGAGATGACGAGACCTTGTCTGAGAGGGGCTCGGTTGGATCTGGGTCGGGCCCAAGCACGCCGGATGCTCGTGGTGGCAAGGAGGCCTCTTCAAGCACTCCCTCTGCTACAGGGAGTAAGAGGAAGCGTGAGAGCTTGAGTTGTGACAGAGTGGAAGCTGATGGTCCAGAGCCAACAAGATCCGGTTCGAGTGACACCACATGGAGCATGGACAGTTTGCACGACGGCTGCCCACGCTCCTTGTCGAGGAAAAAGAATGGCCGCTCCGAGCATTCGGTTACTTCCGCCGCATTGATCAGCCGGCCTCGCGGCGTCCTGAAGCTAAGGAAGCTTCCCCAGAATGTCAGTGCCGAGACTGGGGCTGGTGGTTGTAATGTGCTTCAACCCAATGGTATTTCTAAGCCTTCCCATTTCATGAGGAGGAAAAGGATAAGGAAACCAAGGGCGCTCAAGGAGAACAGAGTTGGTGGCGGTGATCCTGTCATTTGCTTAAAAACTGAGAATGGCACTCATGATCAGGACATCACAACAAAGTCTTGTTCGGAAAATGATCTCTCAGTTCCAAAGCTACCAGGTGAACCATCTAAACCTGTTCATGTTGATAAGGATAGTGCTGGGCATGCGCTAGGGCACATTGATGTTAGCTTGGAAGAAAATGCTGCTATGATGCTCTGTTCTCTGTCAGATAATAGACATGATGACCCATTGAGGAACAGAATGTCATCACCAGATAGATCATCAAAGGAATCTAATCTTCACCGCTCTAATTGCTTGAACAATCCATACAAGAATGAAGATGATGTAGCAGGTCCTTCTAGGTTGCTACGGAAGCGTGACGGTAAAGGTCCATTCAGGAAGCGTCGCCCACGTCGTCATTTTTATGAAGTCAGCCCTCATGATCTGGATCCATTTTCCATTGTAAAAGAGAGGATCAGGGTGTTTTGGCCTCTTGATGAGACTTGGTACTTTGGCCTGGTCAAGAAATATGACCCTGTGACAAAGAGGCATCATGTCAAATATGATGATAAGGATGAAGAATGGATCAATCTTCAAAATGAGAGAATCAAGCTCCTCCTTTTGCCAGGTGAAGGTCGCAGGAGATGTATTAATAATACTTCAAGGAAAGCACGTAAGGTGAACTATGAGGGGGAGAAGAGAGTACACATGGATCAAAACGGTTCAGGAAGCGAGTCAGAGCCCATCATCTCATGGTTGGCTCAATCAAACCAAGCAAGATCTGGTACCTCCAGTAGCATCAGCAAAACAGTTCTTGGTCACCCAAATTTTCCTGTGTTATCAAACTCATTCGATGCCAACCCGGGATTCTTTGGCTCTGATGGTGCTATACCAGGAGGTTTACATGCAAATGGTGGCCCGGAAGTTCATAACGATGGGACTGTACCTCGGGAAAGGAGATTCCGCTTTGTTTATTATAGGAGGCGATTTCGCAGGAGAAGGAATGGTTTTGTCAACATTTCAGAACATGATTCACATTTGAAAAGCAGATCAAGTTCTGCGGTGGTTCTTGCTTCAGCCAATGGCAGGGAGGCTGATACTGAAACTGGTGCTCCAGTGAAATATGTCATATTGGTGTTAAGCTGTCCACTTAAATCTGTTTACAAGTTAATTTCTGAAGCCTGCAGTGCTTGGCTTCCCAGTACTTTCTTTCACCCTCAGCATGGTTCATTGATTACCTTATGGCCTACAGTATGTCTGGACATACTTCTTGTTAATGGTACTTTAGGTTTGAAACACTTGCTTCTTGAGACTTGCTTACGATCAGCAGTATTTCTTTTCTGTTCACTCGTCGGAAGCTTCAATCAGGATTCTGGGCTGAATGCTTTTAATGAATCAGAAGTGCCATGCACCTCGGTCAGATTCCAGATATCTGGTTTGCATGGTAGGAGCCAAGCAGTGTTTGTGCTGTTCAGCCTCATTGGAATTGGCAAGACACAATGGAAGAACCTGCAAGCAAAGTTCAGATATCACTCTTTGAAAAGGGAGCTGTCTAAAGTTGACTGCACATACACCGATATCAAACAACTCATCAGTGGAAATGACCAGAATGTCCGGACTTCAATGAATCTCTTTTCGAAG AGTTTATCTTCCGATGCTCAGGAACCTCAGTTCTGCTCAGAATCTAATTATCCTGATGCTGATCCTGTCATATTTTGTCTTGATAATCAAAGTGAATGCACTCGAAATCATGTGGACGTGGCAGCTGCACGTCATCACCTAAAGCTGCTCACTGAAACCAACTTGACTTCCAATGCTGTAGTTCACCAGGCTGCTCATTCTGAAATTTCTGTAGAAGATAATCAGCAGTCTATTTCACAACATAGATCTGCTTTGGTTAAGCAGGTTTGTTCCTTGGAGACGGGTACCGTAAGTCTGGATTGTGACAACAGTGATGGTGATATCAATGTGATAAGCAGAAGGTTGCCAGATCAAAATGGGACTTGCATAGCTGGTGACAAACTTTGTTCTTCCAATCATAATGCTACAAACTCTCCAGAGAAATCTAAACAAAGTTACCCTTCCATGGATATTCCTCAAGATAAGATATCTGATGCTCTGGATGATGAGTTACTTAGCAAAGATGGCAAAGCCACAGAGCCTGTATCTAACTTGGTTCAGGAATTGAATGAACATCCAATTGGTCGTGTCACACCAACTGCCCCAAGGACGTCCTACCATCGGAACAGGTTTACATCCATATCACGCACATTTGGAGATGGTTCAAAATTATGGCCAGAAGATAACATGTCAACTGGCAGTGCTAGTGGTTCTAAGAAAACACGAACCCATGTTTCATACTCAGTTTCTCCTAGAAGTGATGAACTAGGATCAAAACACAAAGGACATTTCCGCAAGATACAACCTCACAACATCGCCAAGACTAATGGTTCAAAGAGGCTTCCTGATAATACTAGAAGTGGGGAGAGCAGCCCGGAGTCATTGGCTTGTGTTGCAAATGTCCTGGTAACAGTTGGTGATAGAGGATGGAGGGAATATGATACTCAGATCACAATTCACACCGATGGGCAGAGTGATCGAAGTATCTGTGTGAGGCTTGCTGAAGGAAAGAAGTATGTTCACAAAGTTTCTCAAGTTTTGCAGCCTGGTGCTACTAACCGCTATACGCATGCTATTTTGTGGAAAGGGGGCCCTGAATGGTACCTAGAATTTCCTGACAGAAGCCAGTGGTCGATTTTCAAACAAATGCATGATGAATGCTATAGTCATAACATCAGAGCTGCATCTGTTAAAAACATTCCAATCCCTGGTGTCCGCTTGGTTGAAGGTCATGACAATAATGATGTTGTATCGTTTGTGCGCCCCCAAGATTATCTTTGCCATATCGGGCCAGATGTTGAAATGGCTCTTGACGAATCCCGTGTGATATATGACATGGATAGTGATGATGAAGAGTGGATTTCAGGATGGAGGAAGTCTCAGCGAGATAAGAACAACACTATATCTGAGTTAACAGAGGATTTGTTTGAGAAGATCATGGACAAATTTGAGAAATTTGCACATACCCATAACTGCAGTGCGCTCACCATTGATCAGATTAAGGAACTAGATGTTGATAATGCACCGCTGGACATCACTGAAGTGATACATGATCATTGGCATGACAAGAGGCAGAAGAAGGGAATGCCGCTTGTTCGACATTTTCAG CCTGTTATGTGGAAGATTTATGCTCAGCAGCTACAGGAATGGGAATCGGCAGTAAACAGAATGCAGGGTTCATCAAATGGGTACCAAGGAAAGAGGCCGCCCTCCAAACCTGCACTCTTTGCCTTCTGTTTGAAACCTCGTGGACTCCGGCTTCAGGTATCCAAGGGGCCGAAGCAGAGATCACATAAGAAGCTTATGTACTCTGGATGCCACAGCTTTTCGAGAGAGCAGGATGGCTTTTACCGACAAG CTTCAGGCCGGAGAAACGGCGAATATGTTGGGGATGGGAGGACATATGAATCCTATGACGGTGGTTCTCTTAATTCACCAACAGGGTACTCCCCCAGGTTCTCTATGAGAACAGATTCCCCTCGCACGTCTGATGCTTCGGACAGAGGTTCTACTCCAAGATTCAGGACTAACAGTATGAAAAGGAATGCAAGCTTTGCATTCTCTGAGGATCACCAACCGTCCCCGTCCTTCCGCAGCCAGAAAATAAGGCGAGGAGGCGTGCCTGATCACTGGAACACTGCAATCCATGAGTACCAGAACTCGAAGCAGGCGCCCCAGAGCCACCGTGTGGACGTCGAGGAGCTCAAGCTGCGTGACGCCACGAGCGCCGCGCAGCACGCCGCGACGAtggccaggctcaagagggagAAGGCCCATTGCCTGATGCACAAGGCGGACCTCGCCCTCCACAAGGCCTCGGTGGCCGTCATGATCGCGGACGCGATCAAGGCGTCCAGCAGGGACTCGTCGCGGGCGGCTGACAGCAGGAGGGACGACGGGCGGTGA